In the genome of Arachis stenosperma cultivar V10309 chromosome 6, arast.V10309.gnm1.PFL2, whole genome shotgun sequence, the window tctcaaGAATAATTCTTAAGAATAAAAGGTGACAACAAATACTTATTtcttatataaaattattagttattattaattagcTGATGTGTCATGAAAGTGATGGAAGAAACAATGAGAATTTTTTGATACATCATCAACCATCCAATATGGTAATATAATCATCAAACATGGAATGAAAATTACATTCATCGAGGTTTTTGTTTGATGCATGTTCCACATTGGAAGGCCTAAACTATAAGACAGCAAGTTTTCATCAtttaattagaaataattttatttgaagcgagacaaaattatatatattatttatttaatttaatatttagtaGAAGATATAGTATAGGGCTTTTCTTGAAATTAATTGAacccaattttttttgtttaattaacaCGACTTCTCactaacttaattaattaattacgtGGTAGCCGGTTGGTATAGAGCTGgttcaattaattaatatgtTTTTATGTCTTTCTAGAATGCTACTGAAATAGATACTAGTAAATTTTTGCTTGCAAGCTAGGGCAAGTTTAAAGAAAGcacaaacaaacatgcaatcgaTGAAGCTCGTGTATGTCTCATAACGGAATAAAATGGTAAACAAACAAAGATATATCTAAATTATTCTATCATTCGCAAAAATGTTTTAAAGTTTgattatcaataaaaatatttttaaattatttaaaactaTGATAAAAATGCACTTTCGTAATATTCTTATACTTACTAAGAAAGTTAATTCTTGGAAATTAAAGCACTCGACATGCTTGGCTACATATTTGCATTGCTTGGTGAGCCCTATAAGATAGGGagtatatttattaatttatatttaagtaatgaaaaaaatgatgaaTTAATGTTCTTTTcctaatatctttttctttaatatttatGATGAATTAATGTTCCTCTCCTAAAAAAcacattgaaatttttttttttacaatggTTAATTAGtcccataaaaataaatttcaaaaattaaattaagtattttttttaacaatttcgTTGTTTTTCGAAATAATTATCAAGAACCATTTGaaactttctttttttattattattattaataaagtGAAAATACAGGTAAGATAACATTACAACATATATGTCCTAAATAGACTCtccattttaattttgtttcattCATATGTTCTATTATATATgacttaatttttaattaattaatattatttaattttattgtgaaattgttttttttagtatttatttttaaaaaatttaaaatataaatataatttaaaaaaaaattattcacaCCATAATTTGTTGAGATTTTGTTTGTGCAAGAAAGTGTCGTACATGCAATGAGTAATAGCTCAAATAGCATAATCTCTATATTCAATTAAGAATTTGTGAATTtgaaggtaaaaaaaaaaaaaaaagtgtcgTACACAAGAACCGTTGGATTTGGTTATTGATGATGACGTGGATGATCTAAGCGGTGATTGAGACGTGTGTGATAAAATGTGAGTGACGCAGCACTTCTGCTTTTGGTTACATACTTAGATACTCACTTGAAAGAAAATCTTTACAAAgaaaactaaataataaatatatattttgttttgtttcgtTAATTATAGCGGGATGGTCAGAGAGAAAGTACTACCGGGTTTTCCGGTGCAAGGACGAATAAGTAAAAGCCAATGATGTGACACGTGGGCCAACCTCCTCCGTTGATGGTCAAAAACAtcattcttattttctttttgattgtCTACGATATTTTTTTGTCACAGGACAAAACAATTTTATGGTAGATTTAaactatatttaaaaatttattattatttaatagattgttatatacataaaataaaattttaacatcaaatatttatttaacCAGACAAGTGAGTTGAATCCTCGACAAACTTGATTCATGAGGTTGATTTTCATTCACCCATCAAAACTCTCTTTGATGGACAGAAGTTTTTTGTCCTTACAAACTTTGGTCAAAATAGTACCCTTTATTTTTGGAGAAATTTGTTCTTAAATGGTTGATGTGCATCTTGATCAAACAAAAGGACATTAGTGTAagttcaagaaaaaaaaaaaaaaagagcgacattggaaaaaaaaatttattcaaaacTTTTGATGTATATATACAACAGACTTTCTGAATTCTTGTGTTTTCTAACAAGGTAGAAAAAAAATTGACCTCTATATTCTGAATTTAACACTTAACTTCCTTTATGCATTGTTGTATCAAAAGGAAATTAGTGCTAGCTTGTACagtaaaaatttatttagaagAACATAAGTTGATCGAATAATCAATACTTGTGTTTTAAATAAGTGTAAAGATTTAAATCTAGATTACTTATATGGTAACTCATTAGTCCGGACTAAGAAAAATcgcaaataaagaaaataaataaataaatagaaaattatACAATAATTAAGTAAAAATTTGTTCTTAAAAATGCCATGAAGTGGTGTTTgatatatttattattcatttttttttactaattgtcTCGCTCTAGTAGATACGGTGTATATATGTAGagttcaaattaattaaatgttGCACCCAATTTAATAATGAAGAATATATATGTACATGTactcaaaatatatacaaatagaTAAGCAAGCTAGTATTTTTCTGTGAAATATTATTTGGAACAATTAGTATGATAGGATAATTAATTGTTCCTCTACACTTATCTTTGTAAAATTTTTGATAAAACAATCTATACATGTTGAAAGATTTAGATTATATACAAAAAGGGAGAGAACAAAATGTAATTAACTTTAGTAGAATCCATATATCACCCAAATtatatcaaacaaaaaaatgataTTAGTTTTGTGTGAATATAATTGAAATAAAGTAGAAactatttgtttgttttaattaatataattgttttttctgttttttttttgtaaaattttaaatatttattttgtttataatatTCAAGTaatattgttttttattttttcattaataTTGACATAgcttttaaaaagaaaatgatgataacattaattatattaattacaaattttctgaatatatttttcatttttttttgtcagaGGATACTATGTTGATATGTTCCCTTCGGCCCAgactttctctttcttttctcttttctcttttctcaaTTCATAAATGAGTTCTATGGCGGCGAAACCACCACTACTTACACACTATTTCTCattccattattattattattactattgaAAACGATAAATAAGTTCTTAGtcttttaatttgaaaataaataatttttagataaaaaaaactatttatctttttctattgTTACTGCTTCAACCACATACAAaaccttctctttctctttaataatctttttatttttttattttccaccCTGAAATGTTTTAATCTTACTGAGAGTCAACCAAATAAAACACCCtccaaaaaaatcaattaattaattaagtgtagatattttttttttaaaaaaaaagcacAACTAAGTACTAATACTTTGCACTTGAAAAGGCAACAAAATTACAGAGAATTTATATaagctttctctctctctctctcggtttcttcttcttctttttagctTCTTCATTCTGCTATGGATGTTATCTCCACCACTATTTGGTGCAACCTAACATGGCAGGTTTATTCTCTCTAGGTCCACATCATAGCAAACAAGAAGAACAAGATCAAgaagaaaacaacaacaacaacaacagcaacatCCAATTGCTATTGAGAAACGAAGAGATCTACACCAATAGCAGcaccaccaacaccaacaccaacagAGGGTTCGAGATatggcctcatcatcatcaaccaaGCTACTACTCCTTCGGTTTGGGTCCATCTAGTGAGAGAAACACCACCACAAACCTAAACGACGACGTTTCGGTGTCTTTCTCTGATGAGTCCAACCGGTTCGGGTTCACCGTGATGAGATCTTCTTCTTCTGGATCGGGTTTAGGAAGCGGCACCAATTGCCAAGACTGCGGTAACCAAGCCAAGAAAGACTGCCTCCACCTTCGCTGCCGAACCTGCTGCCGAAGCCGAGGGTTTCAATGTTCTACTCACGTCAAAAGCACTTGGGTTCCTGCTGCCAAACGACGCGAGCGCCAACACACTCTCGCATCGTTACAGCAGCAGCAACCCGGGAGAgcaggagaaggagaaggaggaggcGATGTTCACTCTAGACGAAGTAGAGAAGCCTCCGCTTGTGTTCCCATGCCGATTACTACTACAGGTAAATTCAATTGAGGGAGAGATTATATGTAAGAATTGCAATTTCTTACTATGGTCTATTACATTATATATCATGAAATTCCTTGAAATGATTAATAAGCTTCATGATATGTGTCACATGCATTGTGACCCCTTATTATTATATGATGAATTTTGAATTGTTGGATATGATGAAATTAGGGTTGGAACTAGGGCAATTCCCTCCGGAGTTGAACTCACCGGCGGTGTTCCGGTGTGTCAAAGTCAGCCCAATGGACGCACCTGATGAGAGGTACGCGTATCAAACGGCTGTCAATATAGGAGGCCATGTTTTCAAGGGGATTCTCTACGATCAAGGTCCAGATGGTCCTTTCGCCACCAATGCCGCCGCCGCCGGTGAAGGTTCCTCCCATGGAGGAGGTGAGCCTCATCATCAACAACTCAGTCTCATAACAACCACCAGCGGTGCCGGCATCACATTTGACCCTTCACAGCTTTATCCGGCGCCGATG includes:
- the LOC130936242 gene encoding protein EXPRESSION OF TERPENOIDS 1-like, translated to MAGLFSLGPHHSKQEEQDQEENNNNNNSNIQLLLRNEEIYTNSSTTNTNTNRGFEIWPHHHQPSYYSFGLGPSSERNTTTNLNDDVSVSFSDESNRFGFTVMRSSSSGSGLGSGTNCQDCGNQAKKDCLHLRCRTCCRSRGFQCSTHVKSTWVPAAKRRERQHTLASLQQQQPGRAGEGEGGGDVHSRRSREASACVPMPITTTGLELGQFPPELNSPAVFRCVKVSPMDAPDERYAYQTAVNIGGHVFKGILYDQGPDGPFATNAAAAGEGSSHGGGEPHHQQLSLITTTSGAGITFDPSQLYPAPMNAFMAGTQFFPPPRT